The Rhea pennata isolate bPtePen1 chromosome 7, bPtePen1.pri, whole genome shotgun sequence genome contains a region encoding:
- the LOC134142933 gene encoding NACHT, LRR and PYD domains-containing protein 3-like, producing the protein MTGGNNTRDFLLEALEDLVLDMFEKFKYKLSHIDYDGMANLSKGLLKKANDSVKLADHMCDHYGADLAVDVAICVLERINQRDTAAKLKEKKGKDYKMKYREHVQKNYCWIKDMNARIGEAVTLNSRYTRLVLVSGHRHKKRKEHEIMAVGRRHAEIMQEQVNSSITVGDLFKPDGDRQTPKTVVLLGAAGIGKTMTVRKIMLDWASGGLYKQFDYVFYIHCREGNLTTTQGSVTDMLSKCCPSNNPPLTEILNKPENLLFIIDGFDELRFSLNRAQTDLCYNPWEMKPVEIILSSLFRKTLLPECSLLITTRPAALQKLEQCLECERSVEILGFSEVEREEYFVNFFENKEVGRKAFQFVKGNEMLFTMCLIPIMCWIVCTVMKQQLESGEDLAQMAKTTTEIYVLYISSLLKSLSSKLKQNLHIILKRLCCLAVEGIWKQKVLFEEEAISEFLLNQREALPLFLNESSFQKGIACENAYSFIHLSVQEFFASLFYILEDDGKTREWPIDPKKNVKKLLENYGNSRHDFMLTVRFLFGLLNEQQRQTMEKETGCKILTDIKQELLTWLQTNQKTTLAVHAEKIYLIHDLEACHCLYEIQDRSFVKTALDYFTGIYLRDLSLTKFDQMVLSFCVKNWSKLESLDLGYCSFISEDHEENLDQPLAKLSHLLEWCCLTAACCKDLASVLSTIQTLTELRLCGNALRDHGVQLLCEGLKHRICQLQKLGLRGCSLTDACCGDLADVLRTSKTLLELGLGANALGDAGVHVLCEGLKHPACRLQQLGLWSCSLTDACCGDLADVLCTSKTLLELGLGANALGDAGVHVLCEGLKHPACRLKAFRSKEEKDFTLIPGNMMEQILETISKHMNVKRMTGSSQHGFMKGKSCLMNLIAFHDEIAESVDEPWMLFILSLARISTVSHNIHTDKLMEYGLDKVDTKVN; encoded by the exons ATGACAGGAGGGAATAATACCAGGGACTTCCTTTTGGAAGCACTGGAGGATCTTGTGCTGGATATGTTTGAGAAGTTTAAATATAAGTTATCACATATTGATTATGATGGGATGGCCAATCTCTCTAAGGGTTTACTCAAGAAGGCCAACGATTCAGTTAAACTTGCAGACCACATGTGTGACCACTATGGAGCAGACCTTGCTGTGGATGTAGCTATCTGTGTGCTTGAAAGGATTAACCAAAGAGACACTGCAGCtaaactgaaagagaagaaaggtaaAG ATTACAAGATGAAGTATAGAGAACATGTACAAAAGAATTACTGTTGGATAAAAGACATGAATGCTCGTATTGGTGAGGCAGTGACTTTGAACTCCAGATACACAAGGCTGGTTCTTGTCAGTGGACATCGccataagaaaaggaaagaacatgAAATCATGGCTGTGGGGAGAAGACATGCAGAAATCATGCAGGAACAAGTGAATTCTTCTATTACTGTAGGTGATCTTTTTAAACCTGACGGGGATAGACAGACACCAAAGACTGTGGTACTCTTGGGAGCTGCAGGAATTGGGAAGACAATGACAGTAAGAAAGATCATGCTGGACTGGGCATCAGGGGGGCTTTATAAACAGTTTGACTATGTTTTCTACATACATTGTCGGGAAGGTAATCTTACCACCACTCAGGGGAGTGTGACTGACATGCTCTCCAAATGCTGTCCCAGTAATAATCCACCGCTTACAGAGATCTTGAACAAGCCAGAAAATCTCCTCTTTATCATTGACGGCTTTGATGAACTGAGGTTTTCCCTGAATCGAGCACAAACTGACCTTTGCTATAATCCCTGGGAGATGAAGCCAGTGGAAATCATCCTGAGCAGTTTATTTAGGAAAACTCTTCTCCCTGAATGTTCCCTGCTGATCACAACAAGACCAGCTGCCCTGCAGAAGCTGGAGCAGTGCTTGGAGTGTGAACGTTCTGTTGAAATActgggattttcagaagttgAGAGGGaggaatattttgttaatttttttgaaaataaggaaGTGGGAAGAAAAGCCTTTCAATTTgtcaaaggaaatgaaatgctcTTCACCATGTGCCTTATCCCCATCATGTGTTGGATTGTTTGTACTGTTATGAAACAACAGCTTGAAAGTGGTGAAGATCTTGCACAAATGGCCAAGACAACTACAGAAATATATGTCCTTTATATTTCCAGCTTACTAAAATctctgagcagcaagctgaaaCAGAACTTGCACATTATCCTGAAGAGACTTTGTTGCCTAGCTGTTGAAGGGATCTGGAAGCAGAAAGTCCTCTTTGAGGAAGAGGCAATCAGTGAATTCCTGTTAAATCAGAGAGAAGCTCTCCCACTTTTTCTGAATGAGAGCAGTTTTCAGAAGGGCATTGCTTGTGAAAATGCTTACAGTTTCATTCATCTGAGTGTTCAAGAGTTTTTTGCATCTCTGTTCTACATACTAGAAGATGATGGCAAAACAAGAGAATGGCCAATAGATCCGAAGAAGAATGTTAAAAAATTGTTAGAAAACTATGGAAACTCTAGACATGATTTCATGCTAACTGTGCGGTTCCTCTTTGGTCTCTTAAATGAGCAACAAAGACAGACTATGGAGAAAGAAACAGGATGCAAAATTTTAACTGACATTAAGCAAGAATTACTAACATGGCTTCAAACTAACCAAAAAACAACTTTAGCTGTTCATGCAGAGAAGATATATTTGATTCATGATTTGGAGGCTTGTCACTGTTTGTATGAAATTCAAGATAGAAGTTTTGTGAAAACTGCATTGGATTATTTCACTGGAATATATTTACGAGACCTCAGTCTTACCAAATTTGATCAAATGGTTCTTTCATTCTGTGTAAAAAATTGGTCTAAACTGGAGTCACTTGACCTTGGTTATTGCTCATTTATCTCTGAAGACCATGAAGAAAATTTAGACCAACCTCTAGCAAAGCTGTCACATCT GCTGGAATGGTGCTGCCTcacagctgcctgctgcaaGGATCTGGCCAGTGTGCTTAGCACCATTCAGACACTGACAGAGCTGAGATTGTGTGGAAATGCCCTGAGAGACCACGGAGTGCAGCTGCTGTGTGAGGGGCTGAAACATCGTATCTGCCAACTGCAGAAACTGGG GTTGAGGGGTTGCAGTCTCACAGATGCCTGCTGTGGGGATCTGGCTGATGTACTCCGCACCAGCAAGACCCTGTtggagctggggctgggtgcTAATGCCCTGGGAGATGCTGGAGTCCACGTGTTGTGTGAGGGGCTGAAACACCCTGCATGCCGGCTACAGCAACTGGG GTTGTGGAGTTGCAGTCTCACAGATGCCTGCTGTGGGGATCTGGCTGATGTACTCTGCACCAGCAAGACCCTGTtggagctggggctgggtgcTAATGCCCTGGGAGATGCTGGAGTCCACGTGTTGTGCGAGGGGCTGAAACACCCTGCATGCCGACTGAAAGCATTTCG aagtaaggaagaaaaagacttcACACTGATTCCTGGAAACATGATGGAACAAATCCTGGAAACCATTTCAAAACATATGAATGTCAAGAGAATGactgggagtagtcagcatggatttatgaaggggaaGTCATGCTTGATGAACTTGATAGCTTTCCATGATGAAATTGCTGAGTCAGTGGATGAGCCCTGGATGTTATTTATCTTGTCTTTAGCAAGGATTTCaactgtctcccataacatccaCACTGATAAACTGATGGAGTATGGACTAGATAAAGTGGACACTAAGgtgaactga